The Chitinophagaceae bacterium genome window below encodes:
- a CDS encoding choice-of-anchor J domain-containing protein yields MTLKGICISLVFSLLMFSGSAQKQKQAPSVPTGSNHRCGTQTVMDELIKKYPSLKKEMEQNRQKTLQAFQQIKIAQRTNATYTIPVVVHVVLSNPATVTDAQVQSQIDVLNEDYAGLNADSTRIPAAFKPLFGKSNIRFCLARRDVKGDASNGIVRVTSSTISSPGDNDPVKYTCKGGSNAWDPTKYLNIWVCQMPSGFLGYTFFASDPLSVIPLVERGFVNSFRSFGRGSIAQAPFNLGRTATHEIGHFFDLNHIWGPNNCDGAQNCQDEDGIGDTPKQVKCTFGAPAADSIITDSCTATAPGIMWMNYMDYVDDRAMVMYTPEQYNRMEAVLLSTPWMLALTSSDGCTPLPSLNRDVRFEKFRDAYYELCGNTTDLIFTCSSSYKPLITIKNVGTDNITSLTISAKFGTGAAVVTNWTGTIAPQATADIILNSMTLNPGTNSNLIVYTSYPNGAVDQKVANDTGHLGGVVFPLVTLPYSEGFENVSFPPNNWQRFNTDADITWERTTAAAKTGNASMFINNFDYTLNGSTDWMYLPLIPVKGKDSAFLTFQVAAATYSPPDSLFNPTDTLEVLVTSDCGLSYTSVYKKWGKDLVTTGNIGIKTAFVPTAGQWRMDTAFLGDFSSSTADYVQAVIKNTTNYENNIYIDDINITVKDANPNLKRKGIMITPNPFRKALYCSITSNRSILNTSMCTITSGNWFGRRK; encoded by the coding sequence ATGACATTGAAAGGTATTTGTATTTCCCTTGTTTTTTCCCTGTTAATGTTTTCCGGATCCGCACAAAAACAAAAGCAGGCTCCATCTGTACCAACCGGAAGCAATCACCGCTGCGGCACACAAACAGTAATGGATGAACTCATCAAAAAGTATCCATCGCTAAAAAAAGAAATGGAGCAGAACAGGCAAAAAACTCTGCAGGCTTTTCAACAGATCAAAATAGCTCAGCGTACCAATGCCACTTATACAATTCCTGTAGTTGTACATGTTGTTTTATCAAACCCCGCAACTGTAACTGATGCACAGGTACAATCGCAGATAGATGTTTTGAATGAAGATTATGCAGGATTAAATGCTGACTCAACAAGAATTCCTGCTGCCTTCAAACCATTGTTTGGAAAAAGTAATATCCGCTTTTGTCTTGCCCGCAGAGATGTTAAAGGAGATGCAAGCAATGGAATTGTTCGTGTTACTTCTTCCACCATTTCATCACCAGGCGATAATGATCCGGTGAAGTATACCTGCAAAGGCGGCAGCAATGCATGGGATCCAACAAAATATCTCAACATCTGGGTTTGCCAGATGCCTTCCGGTTTTCTGGGTTATACCTTTTTTGCATCCGATCCACTTTCTGTAATTCCTTTAGTTGAAAGAGGATTTGTAAACAGTTTCCGTTCATTCGGCAGAGGATCTATTGCTCAGGCTCCGTTTAATCTCGGTCGCACAGCTACACATGAAATTGGTCACTTCTTCGATCTCAATCATATCTGGGGTCCTAACAATTGTGATGGCGCACAGAACTGCCAGGATGAAGACGGCATTGGAGATACACCTAAACAAGTTAAATGCACATTCGGAGCACCCGCTGCAGACAGCATAATTACAGATTCATGTACAGCAACCGCACCCGGCATTATGTGGATGAATTATATGGATTATGTTGATGACCGTGCCATGGTGATGTACACACCAGAACAATACAACCGCATGGAAGCTGTTTTACTTTCTACTCCCTGGATGCTGGCGTTAACAAGCTCTGATGGATGTACTCCGCTTCCTTCACTGAACAGGGATGTACGTTTTGAAAAATTCAGAGATGCTTATTATGAACTCTGCGGAAATACAACCGATTTGATTTTTACCTGCAGCAGTTCTTATAAACCACTCATTACTATTAAGAATGTGGGAACAGATAATATTACCAGCCTTACCATCTCAGCAAAATTTGGAACAGGTGCAGCAGTAGTTACCAACTGGACAGGTACAATTGCACCGCAGGCAACTGCTGATATTATTCTCAATTCAATGACACTGAACCCCGGCACAAACAGTAACCTCATAGTATATACATCCTATCCAAACGGAGCTGTTGATCAGAAAGTGGCGAATGATACGGGGCATCTTGGCGGGGTGGTTTTTCCATTAGTTACGCTTCCGTATTCTGAAGGTTTTGAAAATGTCAGCTTCCCTCCCAACAACTGGCAACGTTTTAATACTGATGCAGACATTACCTGGGAACGCACAACAGCAGCAGCCAAAACAGGTAATGCATCCATGTTCATCAACAACTTTGATTATACATTGAATGGTTCAACCGACTGGATGTATTTACCATTGATCCCTGTAAAAGGAAAAGATTCTGCCTTCCTCACATTCCAGGTAGCAGCAGCAACTTACAGTCCGCCTGATTCTTTATTCAATCCAACCGACACACTGGAAGTACTGGTAACTTCTGATTGCGGATTAAGCTATACAAGTGTATATAAGAAATGGGGCAAAGACCTGGTAACAACCGGAAATATTGGAATCAAGACGGCCTTTGTTCCAACCGCCGGTCAATGGAGAATGGATACTGCATTCCTTGGTGATTTTTCCAGTTCAACTGCCGACTATGTGCAGGCCGTCATTAAGAATACAACCAATTACGAGAACAATATTTATATCGATGATATCAATATCACTGTAAAAGATGCCAACCCTAATTTGAAACGAAAGGGAATCATGATTACTCCCAATCCTTTCAGGAAAGCTTTGTACTGCAGTATTACCAGCAACCGCTCAATATTGAATACATCAATGTGTACAATCACATCGGGCAATTGGTTTGGCAGAAGAAAATAG
- a CDS encoding nucleoside permease codes for MSIKFRLTILSFLEFFIWGSWLITVGAYWFQNKQWSGAEFGAIFSTMGISALFMPTITGIIADRWVNAERLLGICHIIGAVILFLIPTVDNPTTFFWVMLLNMIFYMPTISLANTVSYTALKNENKNIIKDFPPIRVWGTIGFIVAMWIVSLLHIETSASQFYVASVASLLLGVYSFTLPKCPPLYVIEKGRSFVDTFGLKAFSLFKDVKMAMFFIFAMLLGAALQLTNAYGDTFLHDFAKVDAYKDAIAVKYPAIIMSISQMSETVFILAIPFMLRKFGIKKVMLFSMFAWVLRFGLFAYGNPAEGLWMIVLSCIIYGLAFDFFNISGSLFVDSQCDSKIRASAQGLFMMMTNGFGALLGSSVSGVVIDKFYTLSDGSKDWHGIWIAFSLYSLVVAVAFGLLFRHKHDPKALEAVHH; via the coding sequence ATGAGTATAAAGTTTCGTCTTACGATTTTGAGTTTTTTAGAATTCTTTATCTGGGGTTCATGGTTGATTACAGTTGGCGCTTACTGGTTTCAGAACAAACAATGGTCGGGTGCTGAGTTTGGTGCCATCTTTTCCACCATGGGTATTTCAGCTCTCTTTATGCCAACCATCACAGGAATTATTGCTGACCGGTGGGTAAATGCTGAACGTCTGCTGGGAATCTGTCATATCATAGGGGCTGTCATTCTTTTTTTGATTCCGACTGTTGATAATCCCACAACCTTTTTCTGGGTGATGCTGCTGAATATGATCTTTTACATGCCAACCATTTCACTGGCGAATACAGTTTCTTACACAGCATTGAAAAATGAAAATAAAAACATCATTAAAGATTTTCCGCCGATCAGGGTATGGGGAACCATTGGTTTTATTGTGGCGATGTGGATTGTAAGTCTGTTGCATATTGAAACATCTGCCAGCCAGTTTTATGTGGCATCTGTTGCTTCACTGTTATTGGGTGTTTATTCATTCACCTTACCAAAATGTCCTCCTTTATATGTGATTGAAAAAGGCAGATCATTTGTTGATACATTTGGTTTAAAAGCCTTCTCACTGTTTAAAGATGTGAAGATGGCCATGTTCTTCATTTTTGCGATGTTGCTGGGTGCTGCGTTACAATTAACCAATGCTTATGGCGATACCTTCCTGCATGACTTTGCAAAAGTAGATGCTTATAAAGATGCCATTGCTGTGAAGTATCCGGCCATCATCATGTCTATTTCGCAGATGTCAGAAACGGTCTTTATTCTTGCCATACCATTTATGTTGAGGAAGTTCGGTATTAAGAAAGTGATGCTGTTCAGCATGTTTGCATGGGTACTTCGTTTTGGATTATTTGCTTATGGTAATCCTGCTGAAGGTTTGTGGATGATTGTTTTATCCTGCATTATTTATGGATTGGCATTCGACTTCTTTAATATTTCCGGTTCATTGTTTGTTGATTCGCAATGCGACAGTAAGATCAGGGCCAGTGCACAGGGTTTGTTCATGATGATGACCAATGGATTTGGCGCATTGCTCGGAAGTTCTGTAAGTGGAGTTGTGATTGATAAGTTTTATACACTGAGTGATGGATCGAAAGACTGGCATGGCATCTGGATTGCTTTCTCTTTATATTCACTTGTTGTTGCAGTTGCATTTGGTTTATTGTTCCGTCATAAGCATGATCCAAAAGCACTGGAAGCTGTACATCATTAA
- a CDS encoding glutamine--tRNA ligase/YqeY domain fusion protein — protein MSEEKSLNFIEELIEEDLKSGKYQSIVTRFPPEPNGYLHIGHASSICLNFGLTQKYPGYTNLRFDDTNPVTEETEYVDSIKDDIRWLGFTWKHELYASDYFETLYQYAITLIKKRLAYVDDSTSEEMATMKGSPTEPGKNSPYRDRSIDENLVLFERMKNGDFPDGTHTLRAKIDMAHINMLMRDPILYRIKHAHHHRTGDKWCIYPMYDFAHGQSDSIENITHSICTLEFVPHRELYDWLIEQLEIYPSHQYEFARRNINYTVTSKRKLLQLVNEKHVTGWDDPRMPTITGLRRRGYTPDSIRDFCDRIGIAKRENMIDVSLLEFCVREHLNKIAQRRMVVFNPIKVILTNYPEGQTELMHSENNPEDLSTGERQLPFSREILIEADDFMENPPKKFFRLAPGQMVRLKSAYIIQCDEVVKDAAGNITALHCSYLPESKSGGDASGLKVKGTLHWVNAADAVEVEVREYDRLFRVENAANEEGDFKDYINPDSLKVVTGYAEPSLKEATLTERFQFMRKGYYCLDKDTTSTKLIFNRTVTLKDAWAKEVKKN, from the coding sequence GCCAGAGCCAAATGGTTACCTCCATATTGGTCATGCGTCCAGTATCTGTTTAAACTTTGGTTTAACACAGAAATATCCCGGCTATACCAACCTGCGGTTTGATGATACCAATCCTGTTACAGAAGAAACAGAATATGTTGACAGCATCAAAGATGATATCCGCTGGCTTGGATTTACATGGAAACATGAACTATACGCTTCTGATTATTTTGAAACACTTTATCAATATGCCATCACCCTCATCAAAAAACGACTGGCTTATGTAGATGATTCCACTTCAGAAGAAATGGCAACGATGAAAGGATCGCCAACAGAACCTGGCAAAAACAGCCCATACCGTGACCGCAGTATCGATGAAAACCTGGTTTTATTTGAGCGGATGAAGAATGGTGATTTCCCCGATGGTACACATACCCTGCGTGCAAAGATTGACATGGCGCATATCAACATGCTGATGCGTGATCCGATCTTGTACCGCATTAAACATGCCCATCATCACCGCACTGGTGACAAATGGTGCATCTATCCCATGTATGATTTCGCACATGGTCAGAGTGATTCAATTGAAAACATCACCCACTCTATCTGCACGCTGGAGTTTGTTCCCCACCGTGAGTTATACGACTGGTTGATTGAACAACTGGAAATCTATCCATCGCATCAATACGAATTTGCACGACGCAATATCAATTATACAGTTACCAGCAAACGCAAACTGCTGCAACTGGTAAATGAAAAACATGTAACAGGTTGGGATGATCCACGTATGCCCACTATCACAGGTTTAAGACGCCGTGGTTATACTCCTGACAGCATTCGTGATTTCTGCGACCGTATCGGTATTGCCAAGAGAGAAAACATGATTGATGTTTCCTTACTTGAATTCTGCGTTCGTGAACATCTGAATAAAATTGCTCAACGCAGAATGGTCGTGTTCAATCCCATCAAAGTAATTCTTACGAATTATCCTGAAGGGCAAACTGAACTGATGCATTCAGAAAACAATCCTGAAGATCTCAGCACAGGCGAAAGACAACTTCCTTTCAGCAGGGAAATATTGATTGAAGCAGATGACTTCATGGAAAATCCGCCAAAGAAATTTTTCCGATTGGCACCGGGGCAAATGGTTCGTTTAAAAAGCGCTTACATTATTCAGTGCGATGAAGTGGTAAAAGATGCGGCAGGAAATATCACTGCACTTCATTGCAGTTACTTACCTGAAAGCAAAAGTGGTGGCGATGCATCGGGACTGAAAGTAAAAGGCACTTTACATTGGGTAAATGCAGCTGATGCAGTTGAAGTGGAAGTAAGGGAATATGACCGTTTGTTCCGTGTTGAAAATGCAGCGAATGAAGAAGGCGACTTTAAAGATTATATCAATCCTGATTCATTGAAAGTGGTAACCGGTTATGCGGAACCTTCTTTGAAAGAAGCAACGTTAACTGAACGTTTCCAGTTTATGCGTAAAGGATATTACTGTTTGGATAAAGACACCACCTCAACCAAACTCATCTTCAACCGTACAGTAACATTGAAAGATGCATGGGCGAAGGAAGTGAAGAAGAATTGA